From Gemmatimonadaceae bacterium, the proteins below share one genomic window:
- a CDS encoding iron-sulfur cluster assembly accessory protein, translating into MVTITPQAGAEVQRFMQADKVPADVGGLRVAVQPGGCSGFKYTLLVEDKPADDDTVLPMDGFQVFVDPFSMQYLSGVTIDYVSSMQGSGFTFKNPNATGGCGCGSSFSA; encoded by the coding sequence CTGGTAACGATTACGCCTCAGGCGGGTGCCGAGGTGCAGCGGTTCATGCAGGCCGACAAGGTCCCTGCGGACGTTGGTGGACTCCGCGTGGCCGTGCAGCCCGGCGGCTGCTCGGGCTTCAAGTACACGCTGCTGGTCGAGGACAAGCCAGCGGATGACGACACGGTGCTACCGATGGACGGCTTCCAGGTGTTCGTGGATCCGTTCTCGATGCAGTACCTGAGTGGCGTGACGATCGACTACGTGAGCTCGATGCAGGGCTCGGGCTTCACGTTCAAGAACCCGAACGCCACCGGCGGCTGCGGCTGCGGCTCCAGCTTCTCGGCGTAA
- a CDS encoding CDP-alcohol phosphatidyltransferase family protein, protein MASAPFPLSLWHGIRAGYLRLIEPLIDWCVAHRVSPNALTVLGTLACAAAGTMFATGWIRAGGWTLGLTAFFDVIDGAVARRSGRASTFGGFFDSTLDRVADALLFGGLAWFFAADGPHRSLPMLGVALVALSAVQITSYTRAKADALGVDLKGVGALERPERITLLAAPQAFFGLMADGWILRAVVILLATTAVWTVVQRTRAVARGIG, encoded by the coding sequence GTGGCCTCGGCCCCGTTCCCACTCTCGCTCTGGCACGGCATCCGTGCGGGCTACCTGCGCCTCATCGAGCCCCTGATCGACTGGTGCGTGGCGCATCGCGTGTCGCCCAACGCGCTCACGGTGCTGGGGACGCTGGCCTGCGCCGCGGCCGGCACGATGTTCGCCACTGGATGGATTCGCGCGGGTGGCTGGACGCTCGGCCTGACCGCCTTCTTTGATGTCATCGACGGCGCCGTGGCGCGCCGCAGTGGCCGGGCCAGCACCTTCGGTGGCTTCTTCGACTCCACGCTCGATCGAGTGGCCGACGCGCTGCTGTTCGGCGGGCTGGCGTGGTTCTTCGCCGCCGATGGTCCGCATCGCAGCCTGCCGATGCTCGGCGTGGCGCTGGTCGCGCTGTCGGCCGTGCAGATCACGTCGTACACGAGGGCGAAGGCGGACGCGCTCGGGGTCGACCTCAAGGGCGTCGGGGCACTGGAGCGACCGGAGCGCATCACGCTGCTGGCGGCCCCACAGGCCTTCTTCGGACTGATGGCGGATGGCTGGATCCTGCGCGCGGTCGTAATCCTGCTCGCGACGACTGCAGTGTGGACGGTCGTGCAGCGCACCCGCGCCGTTGCGCGCGGCATCGGCTGA
- a CDS encoding 2-oxo acid dehydrogenase subunit E2 yields MARVDVIMPQMGESIAEGTLSRWLKKVGDEVKRDEPIFEISTDKVDAEIPAPSAGVLAEIIVKEGTTVPVNEVVARIETEKGASIAPAAETPAPAAAPAAPAAASKPAAAAPVAAAGASAARPATARPAGNGNSFEDRVRTKSSPLVRRMAADAGVDIAGLEGSGVAGRVTKKDLVAYLESGAVTAVPSSLPGGLAGSVSVPVAHGNDPVFHAWPGDVVEPMSKIRRLTADHMRQAKQVAAHVTTFFEIDLTRIARLRAERRAEFEKETGQKLTYLPFIIRSVIECLRRHPVINATVSGTDVILRKRYNVGIAVALEPTGLIVPVLKDADGLNLTGITRGTNDLAARARSKKLSPMDVQDATFTITNPGTFGSLTGTPIIPVGTTAILCLGAIEKRPKVITGPDGEDTIAIRTCAYFSLSFDHRVVDGADADRFMGDLKKTLETVTG; encoded by the coding sequence ATGGCTCGTGTAGACGTCATCATGCCGCAGATGGGCGAATCCATCGCCGAGGGCACGCTCTCGCGCTGGCTCAAGAAGGTCGGCGACGAAGTGAAGCGCGACGAACCGATCTTCGAGATCTCCACCGACAAGGTGGATGCGGAGATCCCCGCGCCCAGCGCCGGCGTGCTGGCCGAGATCATCGTGAAGGAGGGCACGACGGTGCCCGTGAACGAGGTCGTGGCCCGCATCGAGACGGAGAAGGGCGCGTCGATCGCGCCGGCCGCCGAGACGCCCGCCCCCGCGGCGGCACCCGCCGCTCCGGCCGCCGCCAGCAAGCCGGCCGCCGCTGCACCGGTCGCCGCTGCTGGCGCCAGCGCCGCGCGTCCCGCAACCGCTCGTCCCGCGGGCAACGGCAACAGCTTCGAGGATCGCGTGCGCACCAAGTCCTCGCCCCTCGTGCGCCGCATGGCTGCCGACGCGGGCGTGGACATCGCCGGGCTCGAGGGGAGTGGGGTCGCGGGTCGCGTCACCAAGAAGGACCTGGTTGCCTACCTCGAGAGCGGCGCCGTCACCGCCGTGCCGAGCAGCTTGCCCGGCGGCCTCGCAGGCAGCGTCAGCGTGCCCGTCGCCCACGGCAACGATCCGGTCTTCCACGCCTGGCCCGGCGATGTCGTCGAGCCGATGTCGAAGATCCGCCGCCTCACGGCCGACCATATGCGGCAGGCCAAGCAGGTGGCCGCGCACGTCACGACGTTCTTCGAGATCGACCTGACGCGCATCGCGCGGCTGCGCGCGGAACGCCGCGCCGAGTTCGAGAAGGAGACGGGCCAGAAGCTCACCTACCTGCCGTTCATCATCCGCAGCGTGATCGAGTGCCTGCGTCGCCACCCGGTGATCAACGCCACGGTGAGCGGCACGGACGTGATCCTGCGCAAGCGCTACAACGTCGGCATCGCCGTCGCGTTGGAACCCACGGGTTTGATCGTGCCGGTGCTGAAGGACGCCGACGGCCTCAACCTCACGGGCATCACGCGCGGCACGAACGACCTCGCCGCCCGCGCGCGCAGCAAGAAGCTGAGCCCGATGGACGTGCAGGACGCCACGTTCACGATCACCAACCCGGGAACCTTCGGCTCGCTCACCGGCACGCCGATCATCCCCGTCGGCACCACGGCGATCCTCTGCCTCGGCGCCATCGAGAAGCGACCCAAGGTCATCACGGGCCCGGACGGCGAGGACACCATTGCCATCCGCACCTGCGCGTACTTCTCGCTCTCGTTCGACCACCGCGTGGTGGACGGCGCCGATGCCGACCGCTTCATGGGTGACCTGAAGAAGACGCTGGAGACCGTCACCGGCTGA
- a CDS encoding DUF1343 domain-containing protein: MEVHSAGRGVRMVVGLALGLLGCATTPAAQGRREAPPAVRPGITVLLEDSLTLIAGKRVALVTNQTGVDATGASDADLLTRDARVRRANVRLVRLFSPEHGIRGTADVANLPNEVDAATGLVVHSLYRSETVPPPDSLLRDLDALIFDLQDIGTRTWTYVGLLVYAMRAAARADIAFIVLDRPNPLSGRVEGPLLQASLANAEDPAPGRRGLAYALYPLPLRHGMTMGEMARFYAAALDIPVRLHVMPMDGWRRSMYWEDTKLPWVVPSPAMVSTSSALLYPALVAFERANVSVGRGTDRPFQRFGAPWMDADSVAALLQDRRLSGVHFEVERVTPQRPTDGKFGGQAIPSVRMVIDDPARVQVARVGAAILWALGRVHGDSLRITERGFDERLGDAAVRQALLRGEDPDEVVDRFLPSVVAFEQATRRFQLYR; encoded by the coding sequence GTGGAGGTTCACAGCGCGGGACGTGGGGTGCGGATGGTGGTGGGCCTGGCCTTGGGCCTGCTTGGCTGCGCGACGACGCCGGCGGCCCAGGGCCGTCGCGAGGCGCCGCCAGCGGTGCGGCCGGGCATCACGGTTCTTTTGGAGGACTCGCTCACCCTGATTGCTGGCAAGCGCGTTGCCTTGGTGACGAACCAGACCGGGGTGGACGCAACGGGCGCGAGTGATGCCGACTTGCTGACGAGGGATGCACGCGTGCGGCGTGCCAACGTCAGGCTGGTCCGGTTGTTCTCCCCGGAGCACGGCATCCGCGGCACCGCCGACGTGGCGAATCTCCCCAATGAAGTCGACGCCGCGACCGGGCTTGTGGTGCACTCGCTGTACCGCAGCGAGACCGTGCCGCCGCCCGACAGCCTGCTGCGGGACCTCGACGCGCTGATCTTCGACCTGCAGGACATCGGTACGCGCACGTGGACGTATGTGGGGTTGCTGGTCTATGCAATGCGCGCCGCGGCGCGCGCGGACATTGCGTTCATCGTGCTGGATCGCCCCAACCCGCTGTCCGGGCGTGTGGAGGGACCGCTGCTGCAGGCCTCCTTGGCGAACGCCGAGGATCCGGCGCCCGGGCGTCGCGGGCTGGCTTACGCATTATACCCGCTGCCCCTGCGGCACGGGATGACGATGGGTGAGATGGCTCGGTTCTACGCGGCGGCGTTGGATATTCCCGTGCGCCTGCACGTGATGCCGATGGATGGCTGGCGGCGCTCGATGTATTGGGAGGACACCAAGCTGCCGTGGGTCGTGCCCTCGCCGGCGATGGTGTCGACTTCGAGCGCACTGCTCTATCCGGCACTGGTGGCCTTCGAGCGGGCCAATGTGTCCGTGGGGCGTGGCACCGACCGGCCGTTCCAGCGCTTCGGCGCGCCGTGGATGGATGCGGACTCGGTGGCCGCGCTTCTTCAGGACCGGCGACTCTCGGGCGTGCACTTCGAGGTCGAACGGGTGACGCCGCAGCGCCCGACGGACGGGAAGTTCGGTGGCCAGGCGATTCCCTCCGTGCGAATGGTCATCGATGACCCAGCGCGGGTGCAGGTGGCGCGGGTCGGCGCTGCGATTCTCTGGGCGCTGGGGCGCGTGCACGGCGACTCCCTGCGCATCACCGAGCGCGGATTCGACGAGCGGCTGGGCGATGCCGCGGTGCGGCAAGCGCTGCTGCGGGGCGAGGATCCAGACGAGGTGGTGGATCGCTTCCTGCCGTCGGTCGTCGCCTTCGAGCAGGCCACGCGGCGATTCCAGCTGTATCGCTGA
- a CDS encoding sodium:solute symporter translates to MPDSGSAFTSLDWVVLVLYLVGTTVLGVRLGRGQKNARDYFVADGTIPWWAVLFSVVATETSALTFISIPGLAYLGDLGFLQVATGYLLGRVVVAYTLLPRYAEGELVTAYALLERRFGLATRRFASVTFMVTRAFGDSVRLFATSIPVALILSGIFAPRLAAPLAILVLGIATVIYTYHGGMRAVVWTDVLQMGVYLLGGLGALWLIGAGVDGGWGEILSRAGEAGKLKMLDFHTGFDRPHTVFAGLLGGGFLAMASHGADQIIVQRLLASGSLRDARRALIGSGVIVIAQFALFLLIGIGLWAFYDAQAFPAPDRIFPAFIIAEMPPVMTGVVIAAILAAAMSTVSGSLNALAASTLHDLYAPLRGAPEGAEGLRLSRVFTLLWAVVLVGGALLYRAEGTPVVVIALSIASFTYGGLLGGFFLAMLWPRATQRDAVTGMAVGIFVMSIVVFAGRLVAAFPQLAGPLAPVTGIAWPWFVLIGTAVTLTVGIVSSYTHAAPRSAP, encoded by the coding sequence ATGCCTGACTCCGGAAGCGCCTTCACCTCGCTCGACTGGGTCGTCCTCGTGCTCTACCTCGTGGGCACGACCGTGCTCGGCGTCCGGCTCGGACGTGGCCAGAAGAATGCCCGCGATTACTTCGTGGCCGACGGGACGATCCCGTGGTGGGCGGTGCTCTTCTCGGTCGTGGCCACGGAGACCAGCGCGCTCACGTTCATCTCGATCCCCGGGCTCGCGTACCTAGGAGACCTCGGCTTCCTCCAGGTTGCCACAGGCTACCTGCTCGGCCGCGTGGTCGTCGCGTACACGCTGTTGCCTCGCTATGCAGAGGGCGAACTGGTCACCGCGTACGCGCTGTTGGAGCGGCGTTTTGGGCTCGCGACACGACGCTTCGCCTCGGTGACGTTCATGGTCACGCGGGCCTTCGGCGATTCCGTGCGATTGTTCGCGACCTCGATTCCAGTCGCCCTGATCCTGTCGGGCATCTTCGCGCCGAGGCTCGCCGCGCCACTAGCCATCCTCGTGCTGGGCATCGCGACGGTGATCTACACGTATCACGGCGGCATGCGCGCCGTCGTCTGGACGGACGTACTTCAGATGGGCGTGTACCTGCTCGGCGGGCTTGGCGCGCTGTGGCTGATCGGCGCCGGCGTGGACGGCGGCTGGGGCGAGATTCTTTCGCGCGCCGGTGAGGCGGGCAAGCTCAAGATGCTGGACTTCCACACAGGCTTCGATCGTCCGCACACGGTGTTCGCAGGCCTGCTCGGTGGCGGCTTCCTCGCGATGGCTTCCCACGGCGCCGACCAGATCATCGTGCAGCGGCTGCTGGCCTCGGGCTCGCTGCGCGATGCCCGGCGCGCGCTCATCGGCAGCGGCGTGATCGTCATCGCCCAGTTCGCGCTGTTCCTGCTGATCGGTATCGGGCTCTGGGCGTTCTACGACGCGCAGGCCTTCCCTGCCCCGGACCGCATCTTCCCGGCCTTCATCATCGCCGAGATGCCGCCGGTGATGACGGGCGTCGTGATCGCCGCCATCCTCGCGGCAGCGATGAGCACGGTGTCGGGCTCGCTGAACGCGCTCGCGGCGTCGACGCTGCACGACCTCTATGCGCCGCTGCGTGGCGCACCGGAGGGCGCCGAGGGGCTGCGGCTCTCGCGGGTGTTCACGCTGCTGTGGGCGGTCGTGCTGGTCGGGGGCGCACTGCTGTACCGCGCCGAGGGCACGCCAGTGGTGGTGATCGCGCTGAGCATCGCGAGCTTCACCTACGGCGGCCTGCTCGGCGGGTTCTTTCTCGCCATGCTGTGGCCCCGCGCCACGCAGCGGGATGCCGTGACTGGGATGGCCGTGGGTATCTTTGTGATGAGCATCGTGGTGTTTGCGGGACGGCTCGTCGCGGCGTTTCCGCAGCTCGCGGGTCCGCTGGCACCGGTCACTGGAATCGCCTGGCCGTGGTTCGTGTTGATTGGCACGGCCGTGACACTCACGGTGGGCATCGTTTCGTCGTACACACACGCGGCGCCACGCTCGGCGCCCTGA
- a CDS encoding dicarboxylate/amino acid:cation symporter: MSESIGGSGKGMKLHTKILLALVLGGVAGVVANLTLGGDDGRVVWVNTYLAGPVGQIFLRMLFMIVMPLVFSSIALGVAGLGDLRKVGKVGGKAIGYFFGTTAVAATFGLLMVNIIDPGSSVPENVKVELMEVYADDASAKVEQNATGGFGINTFVNIVTRNPVKSAADTDMLGVIFFGLIFGAALTQLKPEQSAPMIKFLESLYEVVIVIVGMAMRLAPYGVAGLIFGVTSRFGFALLKPLGGYVIVVMSALLLHMFVNLSLILKFIIGISPVTYFSRIKGALVTAFSTSSSSATLPAALRASQEGLGVPPKIAGFVLPLGSTMCMNGTSIFEGITVIFLCQVFGVDLSLGGMVVVIIMSVITAIGAAGVPGGSIPLLVGILAMMGVPGEAIAIVLGVDRILDMTRTVVNVASDISATTFVASSEKVWSAASIPAEAPTTA, encoded by the coding sequence ATGTCGGAATCGATCGGCGGTAGCGGCAAGGGCATGAAGCTCCACACCAAGATCCTGCTGGCGCTCGTGCTGGGTGGCGTCGCCGGTGTGGTGGCGAACCTCACGCTGGGTGGCGACGACGGCCGGGTGGTCTGGGTCAACACGTATCTCGCGGGGCCGGTCGGCCAGATCTTCCTGCGGATGCTGTTCATGATCGTGATGCCGCTGGTGTTCTCGTCCATCGCGCTTGGCGTGGCGGGGCTCGGAGACCTGCGAAAGGTCGGCAAGGTGGGCGGCAAGGCCATCGGCTATTTCTTCGGCACGACGGCCGTTGCGGCGACCTTCGGCCTGCTGATGGTGAACATCATTGACCCTGGCTCGTCCGTGCCGGAGAACGTGAAGGTCGAGCTGATGGAGGTCTACGCCGACGACGCCTCGGCAAAGGTCGAGCAGAACGCAACAGGTGGCTTTGGCATCAACACCTTCGTGAACATCGTGACGCGCAACCCGGTGAAGTCGGCCGCGGACACGGACATGCTCGGCGTGATCTTCTTCGGCCTCATCTTCGGCGCGGCGCTCACGCAGCTCAAGCCGGAGCAGTCGGCCCCGATGATCAAGTTCCTCGAGTCGTTGTATGAAGTCGTCATCGTCATCGTAGGGATGGCGATGAGACTCGCGCCCTACGGTGTGGCCGGCCTGATCTTCGGCGTCACCTCGCGCTTCGGCTTCGCGTTGCTCAAACCGCTCGGCGGCTACGTCATCGTGGTGATGAGCGCGCTGCTGCTGCACATGTTCGTGAACCTTTCGCTCATCCTGAAGTTCATCATCGGCATCAGCCCGGTCACATACTTCTCGCGCATCAAGGGCGCGCTGGTGACGGCCTTCTCGACCAGCTCGAGCTCGGCCACCCTGCCCGCGGCGCTGCGCGCGTCGCAGGAGGGCCTGGGTGTGCCGCCCAAGATCGCCGGTTTCGTGCTGCCGTTGGGCTCCACGATGTGCATGAACGGTACGAGCATCTTCGAGGGCATCACGGTCATCTTCCTCTGCCAGGTCTTCGGCGTGGACCTCTCGCTGGGCGGGATGGTGGTAGTGATCATCATGAGCGTGATCACGGCCATCGGCGCGGCCGGCGTGCCCGGGGGCTCGATCCCGCTGCTGGTCGGCATCCTGGCGATGATGGGCGTGCCCGGCGAGGCGATCGCGATCGTGCTCGGCGTGGACCGCATCCTCGACATGACGCGCACCGTGGTGAACGTGGCCTCGGACATCTCGGCCACCACCTTCGTGGCGTCGTCCGAAAAGGTCTGGTCCGCGGCAAGCATCCCCGCCGAGGCGCCAACGACGGCGTAG
- a CDS encoding serine hydrolase: MNLHRLSLLALSGLVFASCTQTTPPAVPAPGLPADSTAEAVLAPRVLTEPAPADATAPSHPPRPTLREVPPDLNAPLSVAAQRWIDRTIAAMPLHDQVAQMVMIWVLGDYTSTSDSSYILALQGVRDHKVGGVIMSLGSPIEVAEKVNALQRAAALPLLVASDVEPGLGRLEGGVFAPGSLLAGSATVLPSNMAIGATRRLEHARAAGHITGEESRAVGIHLAFAPTADVNNNPSNPVINVRSFGEDPLLVAAMTAAFVEGVQEAGVAATLKHFPGHGDTDVDSHNALPVIRASRDRLDAIELVPFRAAIDAGVAAVMSAHIALPRITRDSVPATLTPSILTGLLRDTLGFQGLVLTDAMDMRGIANGYGVAESSVLAVQAGADVLLMPPSVPTAIGAVVAAVERGTISRERIETSVRRILELKLRTGAIQRPLVPLDSLREIVGQRAHRERAQAIAQDAITLLRDDRRQLPLATAQPQLVLTYASDNDITAGRWFQSEVRGALLSSRTARITPSTPRARLDSIARSTPDPIVLASFVRTIEGEGRFAVAEHVARWVDSVAATRPITVVAFSNPYVLREMPRVSGYVAAYGRGEAVERAAARALIGKARFSGTVPTSLPGLFAEGQSYQRPKPAWTAAVTDSVRRVLERAQRDSVFPGGVAIIGTRTDIVAEIAVGRIDRDSAAPAPDAQTIWDIASLTKVVGMTTAMMQLVETRRVLLDAPVQTYLPEWQGQWKDRVTVRHLLTHSSGLRAHRELFREVETAPEAQQLVLATPLDTMPGVRYVYSDLGAILLGMIIERVTGEALDQYLQQRIFGPLRMVDTRYHPALADIERVAPTEMDPWRGRHLRGEVHDENAFRLGGISAHAGLFSTGADLARFAQMLLNGGELGGVRVVRPTTIAEFTKVQDPKLSHRALGWETPNGTNSAGRVMKAPAFGHTGFTGTSIWIDPANDLFIILLTNRVNPSRENSRIGPVRTTIADVAARAAATASSSAASSARGTP; the protein is encoded by the coding sequence GTGAACCTCCACCGTCTCTCGCTCCTCGCCCTCTCGGGCCTCGTGTTCGCGTCCTGTACCCAGACGACGCCACCGGCGGTCCCGGCACCGGGCCTTCCCGCGGACTCCACCGCCGAGGCGGTACTCGCGCCGCGTGTGCTCACGGAGCCCGCGCCGGCAGACGCAACCGCCCCAAGCCATCCGCCCCGCCCAACGCTGCGCGAGGTGCCGCCCGACCTGAACGCTCCGCTGAGCGTCGCAGCGCAGCGGTGGATCGACCGAACCATCGCGGCGATGCCGCTCCATGACCAGGTCGCACAGATGGTGATGATCTGGGTCCTGGGGGACTATACCAGCACGAGCGACTCGTCGTACATCCTCGCCCTGCAAGGCGTCCGCGACCACAAGGTCGGCGGCGTGATCATGTCGCTGGGGTCGCCGATCGAGGTGGCCGAGAAGGTCAACGCCCTGCAGCGCGCCGCGGCCCTGCCGCTGCTCGTGGCCTCCGACGTCGAGCCCGGGCTCGGGCGGCTCGAAGGCGGCGTCTTCGCGCCGGGCAGCCTCTTGGCGGGCAGTGCCACCGTGCTGCCGAGCAACATGGCGATCGGTGCCACGCGCCGACTCGAGCACGCGCGCGCCGCGGGCCACATCACCGGCGAGGAATCCCGGGCGGTGGGCATCCACCTGGCGTTCGCGCCAACGGCGGACGTGAACAACAACCCGTCGAACCCGGTCATCAACGTGCGCTCGTTCGGCGAGGATCCGTTGCTCGTCGCCGCGATGACCGCCGCCTTCGTGGAAGGCGTGCAGGAAGCCGGGGTCGCCGCCACGCTGAAGCACTTCCCCGGCCACGGCGACACAGACGTAGATTCGCACAATGCGCTGCCGGTGATCCGCGCCTCGCGTGATCGCCTTGACGCCATCGAACTGGTGCCCTTCCGGGCGGCCATCGACGCCGGTGTCGCGGCGGTGATGAGCGCCCACATCGCCCTGCCGCGGATCACGCGTGACTCGGTGCCGGCCACGCTCACCCCGAGCATCCTCACGGGCCTGCTGCGTGACACGCTCGGTTTCCAGGGCCTCGTGCTCACGGACGCCATGGACATGCGCGGCATCGCCAATGGCTACGGCGTGGCCGAGAGCAGCGTGCTCGCGGTGCAGGCCGGCGCGGATGTGTTGCTGATGCCGCCGAGCGTTCCGACGGCGATCGGGGCGGTGGTCGCGGCGGTGGAGCGCGGCACGATCTCGCGCGAACGCATCGAGACCTCGGTCCGCCGCATCCTCGAACTCAAGCTGCGCACGGGCGCCATCCAGCGTCCGCTGGTCCCGCTGGACTCCCTGCGTGAGATCGTCGGCCAGCGCGCGCATCGCGAGCGGGCACAGGCCATCGCGCAGGACGCCATCACGCTGCTGCGCGACGATCGTCGGCAACTCCCACTGGCGACGGCGCAGCCCCAGCTCGTGCTCACCTACGCCAGCGACAACGACATCACGGCCGGTCGCTGGTTCCAGTCGGAAGTTCGCGGCGCGCTGCTCAGCTCCCGAACCGCGCGCATTACACCGTCGACGCCCCGTGCGCGGCTCGACTCCATCGCGCGCTCGACGCCCGACCCCATCGTGCTCGCCAGCTTCGTGCGCACCATCGAAGGCGAGGGGCGATTTGCGGTGGCGGAGCACGTGGCGCGCTGGGTCGACTCAGTGGCAGCCACCCGGCCGATAACCGTCGTGGCCTTCTCAAACCCGTACGTCCTGCGCGAGATGCCGCGCGTCAGCGGCTACGTGGCGGCCTACGGGCGTGGGGAGGCGGTGGAGCGCGCCGCGGCCCGCGCGCTCATCGGCAAGGCGCGGTTCAGCGGGACCGTGCCGACATCGCTGCCCGGCTTGTTCGCCGAAGGCCAGTCCTACCAGCGGCCCAAGCCTGCGTGGACCGCTGCCGTGACCGACTCGGTGCGCCGCGTGCTCGAGCGCGCGCAGCGCGACTCGGTCTTCCCGGGTGGCGTGGCAATCATCGGCACCCGCACGGACATCGTCGCCGAGATCGCGGTCGGGCGCATCGACCGCGACTCCGCCGCCCCGGCGCCGGATGCACAGACGATCTGGGACATCGCCTCGCTGACCAAGGTGGTCGGCATGACGACGGCAATGATGCAGTTGGTGGAGACACGCCGCGTGCTGCTCGACGCGCCGGTACAGACCTACCTGCCCGAGTGGCAAGGCCAGTGGAAGGATCGGGTGACGGTGCGGCACCTGCTCACCCATTCATCGGGCCTGCGCGCCCACCGCGAACTCTTCCGCGAGGTGGAGACCGCGCCGGAAGCGCAGCAGCTCGTGCTGGCCACCCCGCTCGACACGATGCCAGGTGTTCGCTACGTGTACTCCGACCTTGGCGCGATCCTGCTGGGCATGATCATCGAGCGCGTGACCGGCGAAGCGCTCGACCAGTACCTGCAGCAACGGATCTTTGGGCCCCTGCGCATGGTCGACACGCGCTACCACCCCGCGTTGGCGGACATCGAGCGCGTCGCGCCCACCGAGATGGACCCGTGGCGCGGCCGCCACCTGCGCGGCGAGGTCCACGACGAGAACGCGTTCCGACTCGGCGGGATCTCCGCGCACGCCGGACTGTTCAGCACGGGGGCGGACCTCGCCCGCTTCGCGCAGATGCTGCTGAACGGCGGCGAGCTGGGCGGCGTGCGCGTCGTGCGCCCGACCACCATCGCCGAGTTCACGAAGGTGCAGGACCCCAAGCTCTCGCACCGCGCGCTGGGCTGGGAGACGCCCAACGGCACCAACTCCGCCGGCCGGGTGATGAAGGCGCCGGCCTTTGGCCACACCGGCTTCACGGGTACGTCCATCTGGATCGACCCGGCCAACGACCTGTTCATCATCCTGCTGACGAACCGGGTGAACCCCAGCCGCGAGAACTCAAGGATCGGGCCGGTCCGGACCACGATCGCGGACGTTGCGGCCCGGGCCGCCGCCACGGCGTCCAGCTCCGCCGCCTCGTCCGCCCGGGGCACGCCGTAG
- a CDS encoding PHP domain-containing protein, translated as MSEGAGATAGDAFVDLHAHSTASDGALPPTEAVAAAHAAGLRAFALTDHDTLAGIPEAQAKADALGLELIAGVELSVHHGEDEFHLLGLHVRDVEPLQQSLETIRGHRRTRAEEMVLRLQSAGIDVTMEAVLAQAGTGAIGRPHVARAMVAAGHVRDIREAFDRWLAYGKAAYVDKQRLDVADGIAMVHRTGGIAVIAHLGSDGTRALVEALVPEGLDGIEVRHPSHSREDEQRLTALTEHFGLVKSGGSDWHGAMHGARVLGAMKVPYAWVEAQRQRVEQRRSGT; from the coding sequence GTGAGTGAAGGGGCCGGCGCGACAGCCGGCGACGCCTTCGTGGACCTGCACGCGCATTCCACGGCCTCCGACGGCGCGCTGCCGCCTACCGAGGCCGTCGCGGCGGCGCACGCGGCTGGGTTGCGCGCGTTCGCGCTCACGGACCACGACACCCTCGCTGGAATCCCCGAGGCGCAGGCCAAGGCCGACGCGCTCGGGCTCGAGCTGATCGCGGGTGTGGAGCTCAGCGTACATCACGGCGAGGATGAGTTCCACCTCCTCGGCCTGCACGTGCGGGACGTCGAGCCCCTGCAGCAATCGCTCGAGACCATTCGCGGTCATCGCCGCACGCGGGCGGAGGAGATGGTGCTGCGCCTGCAGTCGGCGGGCATCGACGTCACGATGGAAGCCGTGCTCGCGCAGGCTGGGACGGGAGCCATCGGACGCCCGCATGTCGCACGCGCGATGGTCGCCGCCGGACACGTGCGCGACATCCGCGAGGCCTTCGATCGCTGGCTGGCCTATGGCAAGGCGGCGTACGTGGACAAGCAGCGTCTCGACGTAGCTGACGGGATCGCCATGGTGCACCGCACGGGTGGCATCGCGGTCATTGCGCACCTGGGCAGCGATGGCACGCGGGCGCTGGTCGAAGCGCTCGTGCCAGAAGGCCTGGACGGCATCGAGGTCCGGCATCCCAGCCATTCGCGTGAGGACGAGCAGCGGCTCACCGCATTGACCGAACATTTCGGCTTGGTGAAGAGCGGTGGTTCCGATTGGCACGGGGCGATGCACGGCGCGCGCGTGCTGGGCGCGATGAAGGTGCCCTACGCGTGGGTCGAGGCGCAGCGCCAGCGGGTCGAGCAGCGGCGGAGCGGGACGTGA